In a genomic window of Streptomyces sp. SJL17-4:
- a CDS encoding UL36 very large tegument protein: protein MTVYQLPVEVAVFRHWLTDLTRRVPPVGGWYGVFAERDPEGLRACFDGTEILPWDIVESLLQDAGEPFGGPFALRGRTLYEAATGAHDRRPGGAEALTERRELMARERRYAESRARELGDRLRVTPAPGPDETARLEHDLAWTRDDHARATARVADLTARLARLGEWGKGGATEEATPTPPAPDGPSWPVPPSTATPPVSPDEPPAPRTALPGPPDEPPARRAEPPAPPARPPAPPAELPAPSAEPPAPPVEPRARPARVKRRPRGARYAWLDGGAEDQGPVAAPAPVSLLPAGGAAPRGARFGGAAQSAEAAEPGGGGRAGAGRAGDPGGGAADPTALSEADPAEGARAAANAVYALQRLRAQGRSGEAHALLCEALNGPPARLPALAGELHRAGLGADWSILLWEAASLPPGRLAAVAGVLADAGRAADCEQLLRQGVARPAGELAGACAALRADGHHREAHALLTAFVRVRAPEDAARLAAEDPKGLAPQLLEAARAVSAARESDLLHALRVAGLAGA from the coding sequence ATGACGGTGTATCAACTCCCGGTGGAAGTGGCTGTGTTCAGGCACTGGCTGACGGATCTCACGCGCCGCGTGCCGCCGGTCGGCGGCTGGTACGGAGTCTTCGCCGAACGCGACCCGGAGGGGCTGCGCGCCTGCTTCGACGGGACGGAGATCCTGCCCTGGGACATCGTCGAGTCCCTGCTCCAGGACGCCGGCGAACCGTTCGGGGGGCCGTTCGCACTCCGGGGCAGGACGCTGTACGAGGCGGCCACCGGCGCCCACGACCGCCGCCCCGGCGGAGCGGAGGCGCTCACCGAACGCCGGGAGCTGATGGCACGGGAACGCCGGTACGCCGAGTCCCGGGCTCGCGAACTGGGCGACCGGCTCCGGGTGACCCCGGCTCCGGGCCCGGACGAGACGGCCCGCCTGGAGCACGACCTGGCCTGGACGCGCGACGACCACGCGAGGGCGACGGCGCGGGTGGCCGACCTGACGGCGCGGCTCGCGCGGCTCGGGGAGTGGGGGAAGGGCGGGGCCACGGAGGAGGCGACGCCGACGCCTCCTGCCCCGGACGGTCCCTCCTGGCCCGTTCCGCCGTCGACGGCGACGCCCCCTGTCTCACCTGACGAGCCTCCCGCCCCGCGTACCGCGCTGCCAGGTCCACCTGACGAGCCTCCCGCCCGTCGTGCCGAGCCTCCCGCTCCTCCTGCGAGGCCTCCGGCTCCGCCCGCCGAGCTTCCCGCCCCATCCGCCGAGCCTCCCGCCCCTCCTGTTGAGCCCCGCGCCCGCCCCGCCAGGGTCAAGCGCCGCCCGCGTGGCGCGCGCTACGCCTGGCTGGACGGCGGGGCAGAGGATCAGGGGCCGGTGGCCGCGCCCGCACCCGTGTCCCTACTCCCGGCCGGGGGAGCGGCGCCGCGAGGGGCCCGGTTCGGGGGCGCCGCCCAGTCCGCCGAGGCCGCCGAGCCGGGCGGCGGCGGACGCGCCGGCGCTGGACGCGCCGGCGACCCCGGCGGCGGCGCCGCCGACCCGACGGCGCTCTCCGAGGCCGACCCCGCCGAGGGGGCCCGCGCCGCGGCCAACGCGGTCTACGCGCTCCAGCGGCTCCGCGCCCAGGGCCGTAGCGGCGAGGCGCACGCGCTGCTCTGCGAGGCGCTCAACGGGCCCCCCGCCCGGCTGCCCGCCCTCGCCGGGGAACTGCACCGGGCCGGGCTGGGCGCCGACTGGTCCATCCTGCTCTGGGAAGCGGCCTCGCTGCCGCCCGGCCGGCTCGCCGCCGTCGCCGGGGTGCTCGCCGACGCGGGTCGGGCCGCCGACTGCGAGCAGCTTCTCCGCCAGGGCGTCGCGCGCCCCGCCGGGGAACTCGCCGGAGCGTGCGCCGCCCTGCGCGCCGACGGCCACCACCGTGAGGCCCACGCGCTGCTCACCGCCTTCGTCCGGGTCCGCGCCCCCGAGGACGCGGCCCGCCTCGCGGCGGAGGACCCGAAGGGGCTCGCGCCCCAACTCCTCGAAGCCGCCCGAGCGGTGTCCGCGGCCCGCGAGAGCGACCTCCTGCACGCCCTCCGCGTGGCCGGCCTCGCGGGCGCGTGA
- a CDS encoding alpha/beta fold hydrolase has translation MRRTPLALAASAALVAGAALGLAPAAQAEETAGTGIRFVDIVGEGGTVLKANVVTPAGSTDTTRHPLIVLPTSWAMPQIEYLAQAKLLADSGYIVVSYNSRGFWQSGGEIETAGPKDIADASKVIDWALAHTAADPAHIGMAGVSYGAGISLLAAASDPRIKAVAALSGWADLIESIYSGRTQHVQAAALLGGAGYLTGRPGPELKEILGDFLSSNLEKEEDMIAWGRKRSAVEQLDRINANGAAIMLGNAWGDTIFPPNQYASFFEKLTGPKRLEFRPGDHATAEATGLFGLPNDTWTSAHRWFDRHLKGVDNGIDREQPVQLKSRSTGGYEGYPDWKSVHANQRTFDLGGTQRVWANVDSGANGGITLLTNALDQFLRTPPMVSVPLLPRAFAGVWQSERYDTPQRVRGTVKVHTTVTSTEESGTLVAYLYDVGPLGIGKLVSNAPYTFHDRTPGKPFGVDLELFSTAYDVPAGHRLALVVDTVDPLYIEHNPTGAQLTFSSPSADPSYVSVPLRKE, from the coding sequence GTGCGACGCACACCCCTGGCCCTCGCCGCCTCGGCCGCCCTCGTGGCCGGGGCGGCCCTCGGGCTCGCGCCCGCCGCCCAGGCCGAAGAGACCGCCGGCACCGGCATCCGCTTCGTCGACATCGTCGGGGAGGGCGGCACCGTCCTCAAGGCGAACGTCGTCACCCCCGCCGGGTCCACCGACACCACCCGCCACCCCCTGATCGTGCTGCCCACCAGCTGGGCCATGCCCCAGATCGAGTACCTCGCCCAGGCCAAGCTGCTCGCCGACTCCGGTTACATCGTGGTGAGTTACAACTCACGCGGCTTCTGGCAGTCCGGCGGCGAGATCGAGACCGCAGGACCCAAGGACATCGCCGACGCCTCCAAGGTGATCGACTGGGCCCTCGCCCACACCGCCGCCGACCCCGCCCACATCGGCATGGCGGGGGTCTCGTACGGCGCCGGGATCAGCCTGCTCGCGGCCGCCAGCGATCCGCGGATCAAGGCTGTCGCCGCGCTCAGCGGCTGGGCCGACCTCATCGAGTCCATCTACAGCGGCCGTACCCAGCACGTCCAGGCCGCCGCCCTGCTCGGCGGCGCCGGCTACCTCACCGGCCGCCCCGGACCTGAACTCAAGGAGATCCTGGGCGACTTCCTCTCCTCCAACCTGGAGAAGGAGGAGGACATGATCGCCTGGGGCCGCAAGCGCTCCGCCGTCGAGCAGCTGGACCGGATCAACGCCAACGGCGCCGCGATCATGCTCGGCAACGCCTGGGGCGACACCATCTTCCCGCCCAACCAGTACGCGAGCTTCTTCGAGAAGCTCACCGGTCCCAAGCGGCTGGAGTTCCGCCCCGGCGACCACGCCACCGCGGAGGCCACCGGACTGTTCGGACTGCCCAACGACACCTGGACCAGCGCCCACCGCTGGTTCGACCGCCACCTCAAGGGCGTCGACAACGGCATCGACCGCGAGCAGCCCGTCCAGCTCAAGTCCCGGTCCACCGGCGGCTACGAGGGCTACCCCGACTGGAAGTCCGTCCACGCGAACCAGCGGACGTTCGACCTCGGGGGTACGCAGCGGGTCTGGGCGAACGTCGACTCCGGCGCCAACGGCGGCATCACGCTGCTCACCAACGCCCTGGACCAGTTCCTCCGCACCCCGCCCATGGTCTCCGTCCCCCTCCTCCCCCGTGCCTTCGCCGGCGTCTGGCAGTCGGAGCGGTACGACACCCCGCAGCGGGTGCGCGGCACGGTGAAGGTGCACACCACCGTCACCTCCACCGAGGAGAGCGGCACCCTCGTCGCGTACCTCTACGACGTCGGTCCGCTCGGGATCGGCAAGCTCGTCAGCAACGCCCCGTACACCTTCCACGACCGGACGCCGGGCAAGCCGTTCGGCGTCGATCTGGAGCTGTTCTCCACGGCGTACGACGTCCCGGCGGGACACCGTCTCGCGCTGGTCGTCGACACCGTCGACCCGCTCTACATCGAGCACAACCCGACCGGCGCGCAGCTGACCTTCTCCTCCCCGTCGGCCGACCCGTCGTACGTGTCGGTACCGCTGCGGAAGGAGTGA
- a CDS encoding PPOX class F420-dependent oxidoreductase produces the protein MMPEELRRGRYVSLTTYRKNGTGVATPVWYAVDGDELYALSRTDAWKVKRLGNDPKVEVALCDLRGNIAEGAARFAGEGRLVTGEELRRIRGLLSRKYTWQYWLGDVPAMIFRRGKRPHTGIVVRFG, from the coding sequence ATGATGCCCGAAGAGCTGCGACGCGGCCGCTACGTCAGCCTGACCACCTACCGCAAGAACGGCACGGGGGTCGCGACACCCGTCTGGTACGCGGTGGACGGCGACGAGCTGTACGCCCTGTCCCGCACGGACGCCTGGAAGGTCAAGCGGCTGGGGAACGACCCGAAGGTCGAGGTCGCCCTCTGCGACCTGCGCGGCAACATCGCCGAGGGTGCCGCGCGCTTCGCCGGCGAGGGCCGGCTGGTGACGGGGGAGGAGCTGCGCCGGATACGGGGGCTGCTCTCGCGCAAGTACACCTGGCAGTACTGGCTGGGCGACGTGCCCGCCATGATCTTCCGGCGCGGGAAGCGCCCGCACACCGGGATCGTCGTGCGGTTCGGGTGA
- a CDS encoding cytochrome P450, giving the protein MLESSGVPDVFDPRIYATGIPHDRFRALRDRAPVAWQEEAGVLGWPAGSGFWAVTRHADVVRVLKDSRAYSSCLGATQIRDPDPADLPFIRRMMLNQDPPEHGRLRRLVSRAFTPGRIERFGATARERARQLLAGAIDAGGDVDLVRAVTDDYALLNLTDLLGVPPSDRGLLHTWTERVIAYQDPDEPPVLDAEGRPVNPRSPAMLAEMFGYAQELAAHKREHPADDVMSVLAMSELADAELEMFFFLLTVAGNDTVRSAAPGGLLALAEHPDEQRRLWSGEVDIDTAVDELLRVHPPVLSFRRTAAIDTELAGQSIRRGDKVVVFHASANHDERVFPDPHRLDLGRTPNPHVSFGDGPHVCLGAHFARLQLRVLHEEVRRACPGGLELAGPPRRLVSNFINGIKSLPVRLREPSAPRA; this is encoded by the coding sequence GTGCTGGAGTCGAGCGGCGTACCCGACGTCTTCGACCCGCGGATCTACGCGACCGGAATCCCGCACGACCGCTTCCGCGCCCTGCGCGACCGCGCGCCCGTCGCCTGGCAGGAGGAGGCCGGGGTCCTGGGCTGGCCGGCGGGTTCCGGGTTCTGGGCCGTCACGCGGCACGCCGATGTCGTCCGGGTGCTGAAGGACTCCCGTGCGTACTCGTCGTGTCTCGGTGCCACCCAGATCCGTGACCCCGACCCCGCCGACCTGCCCTTCATTCGGCGCATGATGCTCAATCAGGACCCGCCGGAGCACGGCCGGTTGAGGCGGCTCGTCAGTCGGGCCTTCACCCCCGGGCGGATCGAGCGGTTCGGTGCCACCGCGCGCGAGCGGGCCCGGCAGCTGCTCGCGGGGGCGATCGACGCCGGGGGTGACGTGGACCTCGTCCGGGCCGTCACCGACGACTACGCCCTGCTCAACCTCACCGATCTGCTCGGAGTGCCCCCGAGCGACCGGGGTCTGCTGCATACCTGGACCGAGCGGGTCATCGCGTACCAGGACCCCGACGAGCCGCCCGTCCTCGACGCCGAGGGGCGGCCGGTCAATCCGCGCTCGCCCGCCATGCTCGCCGAGATGTTCGGATACGCGCAGGAACTCGCCGCCCACAAGCGGGAGCATCCCGCCGATGATGTCATGAGCGTGCTCGCCATGTCCGAACTCGCCGACGCCGAGCTGGAGATGTTCTTCTTCCTGCTGACCGTCGCCGGGAACGACACGGTCCGCAGCGCCGCCCCCGGCGGTCTCCTCGCCCTGGCCGAACACCCCGATGAACAGCGGAGGTTGTGGAGCGGCGAGGTCGACATCGACACGGCGGTGGACGAACTGCTGCGCGTCCACCCGCCCGTGCTCTCCTTCCGGCGCACGGCCGCCATCGACACCGAACTCGCCGGGCAGTCGATCCGTCGTGGCGACAAGGTCGTCGTCTTCCACGCCTCCGCCAACCACGACGAGCGTGTCTTCCCCGACCCGCACCGGCTTGACCTCGGCCGGACCCCGAACCCCCACGTGTCCTTCGGCGACGGCCCGCACGTCTGCCTCGGCGCGCACTTCGCCCGGCTTCAGCTCCGTGTGCTCCACGAGGAGGTACGCCGGGCCTGCCCCGGCGGCCTGGAGCTCGCCGGCCCGCCCCGGCGCCTCGTCTCCAACTTCATCAACGGCATCAAGTCGCTGCCGGTGCGACTACGGGAACCGTCCGCGCCGCGCGCGTGA
- the ggt gene encoding gamma-glutamyltransferase, producing the protein MRRSAAGKVSVLAVAATVLSMGAAAPPTAPPAAPPPPVKEPVAVGHGGAVASVDADASAAGVEVLRKGGNAVDAAVAVAAALGVTEPYSAGIGGGGYFVYYDAKSRTVHTVDGRETAPRSADAGLFVENGAPIPFEEGMTSGLGVGTPGTPATWKTALDAWGSKRLGTLLEPAERLAREGFTVDATFRAQTAGNEARFRDFPASSELFLPGGQLPVVGSVFKNPDLARTYEKLGREGVGALYRGPLARDIVNTVRTPPVREGATRKVRAGDLTQRDLAAYRTEFRKPTKVSYRDLDVYGMAPSSSGGTSVGEALNILEGTDLASASPARYLHRFIESSRIAFADRGRWVGDPAFESVPTRGLLSQRYADSRACLIRDDAALTSPLAPGDPNSPVPCASGGTAAPTTYEGENTTHLTVADRWGNVVAYTLTIESTGGSGITVPGRGFLLNNELTDFSFAPANPAVHDPNLPGPGKRPRSSISPTIVLDGHDRPVLALGSPGGATIITTVLQTLTGVVDRGLPLVDAIAAPRASQRNQATTELEPGLWNSPVRAELEAIGHGFRQNPEIGAATGVQRLPDGRWVAAAETVRRGGGSAMVVRPAGK; encoded by the coding sequence ATGCGTCGCTCCGCCGCTGGGAAGGTCTCCGTTCTCGCCGTCGCGGCGACGGTGCTCTCGATGGGTGCCGCCGCCCCGCCCACGGCCCCACCGGCCGCCCCGCCACCTCCGGTCAAGGAGCCCGTCGCCGTCGGCCACGGCGGCGCCGTCGCCAGCGTGGACGCCGACGCGTCGGCCGCCGGTGTCGAGGTGCTCCGCAAGGGCGGCAACGCCGTGGACGCCGCCGTCGCCGTCGCGGCCGCGCTCGGCGTCACCGAGCCCTACTCGGCGGGCATCGGGGGCGGCGGCTACTTCGTCTACTACGACGCGAAGAGCCGTACGGTCCACACCGTCGACGGACGCGAGACCGCGCCGCGCTCGGCCGACGCCGGTCTCTTCGTGGAGAACGGCGCGCCGATCCCCTTCGAGGAGGGGATGACCAGCGGCCTCGGCGTCGGCACCCCCGGCACCCCGGCGACCTGGAAGACCGCCCTCGACGCCTGGGGCAGCAAGCGGCTCGGCACCCTGCTCGAACCCGCCGAGCGGCTCGCCCGCGAGGGCTTCACCGTCGACGCCACCTTCCGTGCGCAGACCGCGGGCAACGAGGCGCGCTTCCGTGACTTCCCCGCCAGTTCCGAACTGTTCCTGCCGGGCGGCCAGTTGCCCGTCGTCGGCTCGGTCTTCAAGAACCCCGACCTGGCCCGTACGTACGAGAAGCTCGGGCGCGAGGGCGTCGGCGCGCTCTACCGGGGCCCGCTCGCCCGGGACATCGTGAACACCGTCCGTACGCCCCCGGTCCGCGAGGGCGCCACCCGGAAGGTCCGGGCCGGCGATCTGACGCAACGGGATCTCGCCGCGTACCGCACCGAGTTCCGCAAGCCCACGAAGGTCTCGTACCGGGACCTCGACGTCTACGGCATGGCCCCGTCCTCCTCCGGCGGGACGAGCGTCGGCGAGGCCCTCAACATCCTGGAGGGCACCGACCTCGCGAGCGCCTCCCCGGCCCGCTATCTGCACCGCTTCATCGAGTCGAGCCGCATCGCCTTCGCCGACCGGGGCCGCTGGGTCGGCGACCCCGCCTTCGAGTCCGTGCCGACGCGCGGGCTGCTCTCCCAGCGGTACGCCGACTCGCGCGCCTGCCTGATCCGGGACGACGCCGCCCTGACCAGCCCCCTCGCGCCCGGCGACCCGAACAGCCCGGTGCCGTGCGCGAGCGGTGGCACGGCGGCCCCGACCACGTACGAGGGGGAGAACACCACTCACCTCACGGTGGCCGACAGGTGGGGCAACGTCGTCGCCTACACCCTCACCATCGAGTCCACCGGCGGCAGCGGGATCACCGTCCCCGGCCGGGGCTTCCTGCTGAACAACGAGCTGACCGACTTCTCCTTCGCCCCGGCGAACCCGGCCGTGCACGATCCGAACCTGCCCGGACCGGGCAAGCGGCCGCGCTCCTCGATCTCGCCGACGATCGTCCTCGACGGGCACGACCGGCCGGTCCTCGCGCTCGGGTCGCCGGGCGGCGCGACCATCATCACCACGGTCCTCCAGACCCTCACCGGGGTCGTCGACCGGGGCCTGCCGCTCGTCGACGCGATCGCCGCGCCGCGGGCCAGCCAGCGCAACCAGGCCACCACCGAACTCGAACCCGGGCTGTGGAACAGCCCGGTCCGGGCGGAGCTCGAAGCCATCGGCCACGGGTTCCGGCAGAACCCGGAGATCGGCGCGGCGACCGGTGTCCAGCGGCTGCCGGACGGCCGGTGGGTGGCCGCGGCCGAGACCGTGCGCCGGGGCGGCGGGTCGGCGATGGTGGTGAGGCCGGCGGGGAAGTAG
- a CDS encoding DinB family protein, with translation MRRMSDEPARWTTATVYPDMWADPDDDPRNNNGGSSPEGEAATLRDSLRDYRLTLRMKCEGLDAEQLARRSVPPSTMSLLGLVRHLAEVERDWRNWITDGEPLPKLYGKKDADFDGAVAEQAVVDAAFADLEREQAALDAELAEHPDLGARVGKDGIAIRELMVHRIDEYARHCGHADLLRECVDGRVGQ, from the coding sequence ATGCGACGCATGAGCGACGAACCCGCACGATGGACCACGGCAACCGTCTACCCCGACATGTGGGCGGACCCGGACGACGATCCCCGCAACAACAACGGCGGTTCCAGCCCGGAGGGCGAGGCCGCGACGCTGCGGGACTCCCTGCGGGACTACCGCCTGACCCTGCGGATGAAGTGCGAGGGGCTGGACGCGGAGCAGCTCGCCCGCCGGTCGGTTCCGCCGTCGACCATGTCGCTGCTCGGCCTGGTCCGGCATCTCGCCGAGGTGGAGCGGGACTGGCGCAACTGGATCACCGACGGTGAACCGCTGCCGAAGCTGTACGGCAAGAAGGACGCGGACTTCGACGGGGCCGTCGCCGAACAGGCCGTGGTCGACGCCGCGTTCGCCGATCTGGAGCGCGAGCAGGCGGCGCTCGACGCCGAGCTGGCCGAGCATCCGGACCTGGGCGCACGTGTGGGGAAGGACGGGATCGCGATCCGGGAGCTGATGGTGCACCGGATCGACGAGTACGCCCGCCACTGCGGACACGCCGATCTGCTGCGCGAGTGCGTCGACGGCAGGGTCGGCCAGTAG
- a CDS encoding NAD(P)H-binding protein: protein MSNDMSNNLSRNIVIFGAGGRVGRAAVAEAVARGHRVTAVVRDPSKYGDLAGGSVTVVRGDVTDAASVAALAVGHDAALNASVRLDVPSEEYFTTAAKALIAGLEEAGVARLLTLGIATTLETGPGVRIMDAPEFPEAWRMFAQGHAAEFDLLSAEAGPGLDWLMVVPPLDLNAEAEVTGGYRTAVGTVIDGAGRIAHGDLARALLDEIDQPRHSRVQLAVSV, encoded by the coding sequence ATGAGCAACGACATGAGCAACAACCTGAGCAGGAACATTGTCATCTTCGGAGCGGGTGGACGGGTCGGTCGCGCGGCCGTGGCGGAGGCGGTGGCCCGGGGCCACCGGGTGACGGCGGTGGTGCGCGACCCGTCGAAGTACGGGGACCTGGCAGGTGGTTCGGTCACGGTGGTAAGGGGTGATGTCACCGATGCGGCCTCGGTGGCCGCCCTGGCGGTCGGCCATGACGCGGCGTTGAACGCCTCGGTCCGTCTGGACGTCCCCTCGGAGGAGTACTTCACCACGGCGGCCAAGGCGCTGATCGCGGGCCTCGAAGAGGCGGGGGTGGCACGGCTGTTGACCCTGGGGATCGCCACGACCCTGGAGACGGGGCCGGGGGTGCGGATCATGGATGCGCCCGAATTCCCCGAGGCGTGGCGGATGTTCGCACAGGGGCATGCGGCCGAGTTCGACCTGCTGTCCGCCGAGGCGGGGCCGGGGCTCGACTGGCTGATGGTCGTGCCGCCGCTCGACCTGAACGCGGAGGCGGAGGTGACCGGGGGCTACCGGACGGCCGTGGGCACGGTGATCGACGGGGCCGGCCGGATCGCGCACGGGGACCTGGCCCGGGCGCTCCTCGACGAGATCGACCAGCCGCGCCACAGCCGCGTACAGCTGGCGGTGTCGGTCTAG
- the map gene encoding type I methionyl aminopeptidase produces the protein MVEIKTDENLTAMRAAGRVVARALAAVREKAEPGVALTELDRAAREVLAEAGAGSPFLGYRPEWAPVPFPAVVCVSVNDAIVHGIPDDTRLAPGDLVSADCGALLGGWAGDSAISFTVGPARPEDTRLIAAAEEALEAGIAAAVVGNRVGDVAHAIGRVCRAAGYGIPDGFGGHGIGRTMHEDPGVPNEGRPGRGMKLRHGMVLAIEPMLIGGGTDDHYTARDGWTIRTLDGSRASHAEHTVAITDEGPRVLTAL, from the coding sequence ATGGTGGAGATCAAGACGGACGAGAACCTGACCGCGATGCGTGCGGCGGGGCGGGTGGTGGCCCGCGCCCTCGCGGCCGTACGGGAGAAGGCAGAGCCCGGAGTGGCGCTGACCGAGCTGGACCGCGCCGCGCGGGAGGTCCTCGCCGAGGCGGGTGCCGGATCGCCCTTCCTCGGCTACCGCCCGGAGTGGGCGCCGGTGCCGTTCCCCGCGGTCGTGTGCGTCTCCGTGAACGACGCCATCGTCCACGGCATCCCGGACGACACCCGGCTCGCCCCGGGCGACCTGGTCTCCGCGGACTGCGGGGCCCTGCTCGGCGGCTGGGCGGGCGACTCGGCGATCAGCTTCACGGTCGGCCCGGCCCGGCCGGAGGACACCCGGCTGATCGCCGCGGCGGAGGAGGCCCTGGAGGCGGGCATCGCGGCCGCCGTCGTCGGCAACCGCGTCGGCGACGTCGCGCACGCGATCGGCCGGGTGTGCCGCGCCGCCGGGTACGGCATCCCGGACGGCTTCGGCGGCCACGGCATCGGCCGCACGATGCACGAGGACCCGGGCGTCCCCAACGAGGGCCGACCGGGCCGGGGCATGAAGCTGCGCCACGGGATGGTCCTCGCGATCGAGCCCATGCTCATCGGGGGCGGCACGGACGACCACTACACGGCGCGCGACGGCTGGACGATCCGCACGCTCGACGGCTCGCGCGCCTCGCACGCGGAGCACACGGTGGCGATCACGGACGAGGGCCCGCGGGTGCTGACGGCGCTGTAG
- a CDS encoding helix-turn-helix transcriptional regulator yields MVRTPLTPEERERGERLGLFLREARGERSMVEIAAAAGLSAETLRKIETGRAPTPAFFTVAALARVLGLSMDELVVRCALAPV; encoded by the coding sequence ATGGTGCGCACACCCCTGACCCCCGAAGAGCGCGAGCGCGGCGAGCGCCTCGGCCTGTTCCTGCGCGAGGCGCGCGGCGAGCGGTCGATGGTCGAGATCGCCGCCGCCGCCGGACTGTCCGCCGAGACCCTCCGCAAGATCGAGACCGGCCGGGCCCCGACCCCGGCGTTCTTCACCGTCGCGGCCCTCGCCCGGGTCCTCGGTCTCTCGATGGACGAGCTGGTCGTCCGGTGCGCGCTCGCGCCGGTCTGA
- a CDS encoding helix-turn-helix domain-containing protein produces MNQPLPADLFHDPDCSDRARPIRVGGKWTAVVLRCLEDGRPRRFSELRVPLHWITPKVLTETLRTMERDGFLTRTAYDENPPRVEYALTALGRSLIDPLDAACAWTRAHVPEITEARTAYAQGG; encoded by the coding sequence ATGAACCAGCCGCTGCCCGCCGACCTCTTCCACGACCCGGACTGCTCCGACCGCGCCCGACCCATCCGCGTCGGCGGCAAGTGGACCGCCGTGGTCCTCCGCTGCCTGGAGGACGGACGGCCGCGCCGCTTCTCCGAGCTGCGCGTCCCGCTCCACTGGATCACCCCCAAGGTCCTCACCGAGACCCTGCGCACCATGGAGCGCGACGGCTTCCTCACCCGCACCGCGTACGACGAGAACCCGCCCCGCGTCGAGTACGCGCTGACCGCCCTCGGCCGCTCGCTGATCGATCCCCTCGACGCCGCCTGCGCGTGGACGCGCGCCCACGTCCCCGAGATCACCGAGGCCAGGACCGCGTACGCGCAGGGCGGCTGA
- a CDS encoding alginate lyase family protein: MHRRQKILLAALLGPALLLGTACGAGDTGPGTGAEAVPAAVAPERFRHPGVLVGGAQLEAVRRRVAAGEEPWTSAYKAMGKSAYASLDYTPHPARIVACASNAGTDACVAEREDAIAAYTHALMWSVSGDTAHAAKAVAIMDAWSKTVKEHTRDDADLQTAWSGSSWARAAEIVHAGYPAWGGPAVQRFKWMLRKAYLPAVTSKVPDHNGNWELAMTDAAIGMAVFLEDRTVFEDAVRRYRARVPAYFYLSSDGALPKPPPGGTIDTADELATYWFGQRTYADGLGQETCRNFMHIGYSLAATAHIAETAWHQGVDLYREEAERIGAALEFHARYQLGATAPKWLCGGKVERTMGPDVEVALNHLEGRMGMKLPQTAKLALSQRPGGTDDLFVAWETLTHASNPTPA, from the coding sequence GTGCACCGTCGACAGAAGATCCTTCTCGCCGCGCTCCTCGGTCCGGCGCTCCTGCTCGGCACGGCCTGCGGCGCCGGGGACACCGGCCCCGGGACCGGCGCGGAGGCCGTGCCAGCCGCCGTCGCCCCCGAGCGGTTCCGCCACCCCGGCGTCCTCGTCGGCGGCGCGCAGCTCGAAGCGGTGCGCCGCCGGGTGGCCGCCGGGGAGGAGCCCTGGACCTCGGCGTACAAGGCGATGGGGAAGAGCGCGTACGCCTCGCTCGACTACACGCCCCACCCGGCCAGGATCGTCGCCTGCGCGTCCAACGCCGGCACGGACGCCTGCGTCGCCGAGCGCGAGGACGCCATCGCCGCCTACACCCACGCCCTCATGTGGTCGGTGTCCGGCGACACCGCGCACGCCGCCAAGGCCGTCGCGATCATGGACGCCTGGTCGAAGACGGTGAAGGAGCACACCCGCGACGACGCCGACCTCCAGACCGCCTGGTCGGGCTCCTCCTGGGCGCGTGCCGCCGAGATCGTGCACGCCGGGTACCCGGCGTGGGGCGGCCCCGCCGTGCAGCGCTTCAAGTGGATGCTGCGCAAGGCCTACCTGCCCGCCGTCACCTCCAAAGTGCCCGACCACAACGGCAACTGGGAGCTGGCGATGACCGACGCGGCCATCGGGATGGCGGTCTTCCTGGAGGACCGTACGGTCTTCGAGGACGCGGTGCGGCGCTACCGCGCGCGGGTCCCCGCGTACTTCTACCTCTCCTCCGACGGAGCACTGCCCAAACCGCCGCCCGGCGGGACGATCGACACGGCCGACGAGCTGGCCACGTACTGGTTCGGGCAGCGCACCTACGCCGACGGGCTCGGCCAGGAGACCTGCCGCAACTTCATGCACATCGGGTACTCGCTCGCCGCCACCGCCCACATCGCCGAGACCGCCTGGCACCAGGGCGTCGACCTCTACCGCGAGGAGGCGGAACGAATCGGCGCGGCCCTGGAGTTCCACGCCCGCTACCAGCTCGGCGCGACCGCCCCGAAATGGCTCTGCGGCGGCAAGGTCGAGCGGACCATGGGCCCGGACGTCGAGGTCGCCCTCAACCACCTCGAAGGACGGATGGGCATGAAGCTCCCCCAGACCGCGAAGCTCGCCCTGAGCCAGCGGCCGGGCGGAACGGACGACCTCTTCGTCGCCTGGGAGACCCTGACCCACGCCTCCAACCCGACCCCGGCATAG